One window of Nitrospirota bacterium genomic DNA carries:
- a CDS encoding sulfotransferase, protein MAIVLKEKPIFMIGAERSGTTLVMAMLSCHQRIAIPEVAWYYPRFRPYLYTYGNLNNDANFRTLAEEMVFGLKTPFFGMRVNPRTIVDEIISEVKEQSFAGIYCAILERYAREVGNKPRWGEKTPHNLFFVKEILEGFPNAQFIFITRDGRDASTDYLQSAFGPTNIFCAAEGWKLCQNAVKPWRKNLSSSQWMDVRYETLVRKPEKVLKEICDFLSEKYSPVMLEFYKTDIAKARGATRDHKPLGHAASDKYVGIYKEFLSLREQRIFATVAEKELKEAGYSLDVKPIEISKEEAALYRELDGRIRAATLDAPEGHIMYESYNDWLVDQREERKRKGIWKDSDIPKDQFPIGDPDEELIMGQRAWRRWKEYFCVKRRYVGKAAL, encoded by the coding sequence ATGGCGATTGTATTAAAAGAAAAACCGATATTTATGATTGGCGCGGAAAGGTCTGGAACTACACTCGTGATGGCTATGTTAAGTTGCCACCAAAGGATAGCTATTCCTGAGGTAGCATGGTATTATCCACGATTCCGACCTTATCTGTATACCTATGGTAATTTAAACAATGACGCAAACTTCCGAACACTTGCAGAGGAGATGGTCTTTGGTCTTAAAACCCCTTTCTTCGGTATGAGGGTAAATCCGAGGACAATTGTAGATGAGATTATCTCTGAAGTTAAGGAGCAGAGTTTTGCTGGTATCTATTGTGCGATTTTAGAGAGGTATGCCCGTGAGGTTGGGAATAAACCCCGCTGGGGAGAAAAGACACCTCACAATCTATTTTTTGTCAAAGAGATTCTGGAAGGTTTCCCTAATGCCCAGTTTATTTTTATAACCAGAGATGGACGGGATGCCAGTACCGATTATCTCCAGTCTGCATTTGGTCCAACAAATATCTTTTGTGCTGCAGAGGGGTGGAAGCTCTGTCAGAATGCGGTTAAACCATGGAGGAAAAATCTTAGTTCTTCGCAGTGGATGGATGTCAGATACGAGACATTGGTCAGGAAACCTGAAAAAGTATTGAAAGAGATATGTGATTTCCTTAGTGAAAAATATTCACCGGTCATGCTTGAATTTTATAAGACGGATATAGCTAAGGCCCGTGGTGCTACGCGAGATCACAAGCCTCTTGGACATGCAGCAAGCGATAAGTATGTCGGCATTTATAAAGAGTTTCTCAGCCTCAGGGAGCAGCGAATCTTTGCCACTGTAGCCGAAAAGGAATTGAAAGAAGCTGGATACTCCTTAGATGTGAAGCCGATAGAGATAAGCAAAGAGGAGGCAGCACTGTATCGGGAACTGGATGGAAGGATCAGAGCTGCAACGCTGGATGCCCCTGAAGGACATATAATGTATGAAAGTTACAACGACTGGCTTGTTGATCAGCGTGAAGAAAGAAAAAGAAAAGGAATCTGGAAAGACTCTGATATCCCTAAAGACCAATTTCCAATAGGTGACCCTGATGAAGAGCTAATAATGGGGCAGCGTGCATGGAGGAGATGGAAAGAATATTTCTGTGTTAAGAGACGGTATGTGGGCAAAGCGGCGCTATAA